DNA from Bacteroidota bacterium:
CAATATGTTGGAAATACTTTACCTGCAAGGGTTTTGGGTATAAACACATTCACATTTGGCAATTCAATTGAAAAAATTGGATTTGCCTCATCTGTAGTATATAAAAAATACTCATTTTCAGGAAAATGTTTACACAGAAGCCTTATGGTATTTCTGCTGTAATGTCCCAGACCGCTTCGGTTATAAAAAGCCTGTTTCGCATCGAACCCTATTCTCATATCTCAAAATTTTAAGGACATGCTTTTTGTCAACAAACATTTAGTTAATTCCCATTTTTAAACTGGAATGACTTAAACAGCAAGATCATATTCCCGTAAGGCATCATTTAAGGTTGTCTTCTTATCGGTCGATTCCTTGCGTTTCCCGATAATCAGTGCGCAGGAAACCTGGTATTCACCTGCAGGATATTGTCGGGTATAAGATCCAGGGATGACAACACTGCGGGGAGGGACATAACCTTTGGCGATTACAGGTTTTTCACCGGTAACATCGATGATTTTTGTAGATGCAGTAATAACGGTATTGGCGCCTAATACGGCTTCTTTCCCTATCCTGGCTCCTTCTACCACTATGCATCTTGAACCGATAAAGCAGTGGTCTTCAATAATTACAGGTGCTGCCTGAACGGGTTCAAGTACTCCGCCAATGCCAACCCCTCCACTTAGATGGACGAATTTACCGATTTGGGCACAGGAACCCACCGTTGCCCAGGTATCAACCAGGGTGCCTTCATCAACATAAGCGCCGATATTGACATACGAAGGCATCATGATCACTCCTTTGGCCAGGTATGCACCATAACGTGCTACGGCATGAGGAACAACCCTTACTCCCAGTTCTTTATAATTCTTTTTCAGCCTGATTTTATCGTAAAATTCAAAGGGCCCTGTTTCCATGACTTCCATCTTTTGAATGGGAAAATACAGAATGACCGCTTTTTTAAGCCATTCGTTTAATTTCCATCCGTCACCCGAAGGTTCTGCAATTCGCAACTGCCCTTTATCCAGCAAATCAATGATTTCCCGGATTGTATCCTGTGTCGTGGCTTCCGAAAGAAGGGAGCGGTTCTCCCAGGCTTCTTCTATTATTTTTTGATATTCTGAATTCATTTTTTTGAAAATCAATTAATATTTAAAAGTGAAAAAATCAGTAAACAGGTTTGTATCTGAATCTGATTTTATTCAAATAAATCTTTATCTCTGATCAGCATAAGAATGGACGATTGGGAAACAATTACATATTTTTCTTTGTTAAATTCTATTTCAAAGGTGTTCCCCTGTAGATAAATGGCCAAATCTCCTTCTTTTGCCTGTAGCGGAACATATTTGACATCATCTCTTCTGTCTTTCCATGGTTCTTCCACATCGCTGATGGCAGGAATAGGATAACCCGGGCCAACCTTAATCACATATCCGCTTTGAATGCTCTCTTTTTCCTGAACTCCGGGCGGGAGAAAAAGACCTGTTTTTGTCCGGTCCTGTGGCGTTTTGGGCTTTATCAATACTCTGTCGCCAATAACAATAAATTTGTTTAAATTTTCATTATCAATACCCAAAGTCATATTTCGTTCATTTATTAGGCAAACCTACTGGAATTTTCGGAAAATCGCAATTATTTATTACAAGTATCCTCAATTAAATCCCTGATCACAACGGAAGCACAAAAGCATCCAAAAATTGCAGGCATATAGGAAATAGTTCCCACTGTGGATTTTTTATTTTGAACATTCTCTACCGGCCTGATTGCTGAAGCCGGAATCGGTTCCGGATTGTACACGGCTTTAAAACCTCTTTCTATGCCCAGGTGCCTTAGTTTTTTCCTGATTACATAAGCAAGTGGGCAACCATAAGTTTTAGAAATGTCAGCAATTTTTACCTGTTCCGGATCCATTTTCCCTCCAGACCCCATGGAACTTACCAGTTTGTGATGATTTTGCATACAAAAATAGATCAGGTAAATTTTAGGGGAAAGTGTGTCAATCGCATCAACCACATAATCAAATTTGTTATTCTCAAGGAATTCCTTCATCTCTTCGTCTCTCAGAAAGGCTTTTATTGCACGGACATTAAGGCCGGGATTGATGTCCTTCAGTCTTTGCCCTACTAATGAGGCTTTTTCTTTGCCAACGGTACTTACCAGTGCGGGAAGTTGCCTGTTGCGGTTTGTGGTTTCTATCATGTCTCCATCAACAATTGTCATATTACCCACTCCGGCCCGGCAAATCATTTCGGCTGCATAAGCTCCTACACCTCCTAATCCGACTACAAGTACATGAGATTTTTTTAATTTTTCAAGTTTCTCTTTTCCCAGCAATAAATCAGTTCTTTCAAGCCAATCCACTTCTTCCATTTTACACCTTCTCCCTTATAAATTTACTAATTAATTTGT
Protein-coding regions in this window:
- a CDS encoding co-chaperone GroES family protein, yielding MTLGIDNENLNKFIVIGDRVLIKPKTPQDRTKTGLFLPPGVQEKESIQSGYVIKVGPGYPIPAISDVEEPWKDRRDDVKYVPLQAKEGDLAIYLQGNTFEIEFNKEKYVIVSQSSILMLIRDKDLFE
- a CDS encoding 2,3,4,5-tetrahydropyridine-2,6-dicarboxylate N-succinyltransferase, with amino-acid sequence MNSEYQKIIEEAWENRSLLSEATTQDTIREIIDLLDKGQLRIAEPSGDGWKLNEWLKKAVILYFPIQKMEVMETGPFEFYDKIRLKKNYKELGVRVVPHAVARYGAYLAKGVIMMPSYVNIGAYVDEGTLVDTWATVGSCAQIGKFVHLSGGVGIGGVLEPVQAAPVIIEDHCFIGSRCIVVEGARIGKEAVLGANTVITASTKIIDVTGEKPVIAKGYVPPRSVVIPGSYTRQYPAGEYQVSCALIIGKRKESTDKKTTLNDALREYDLAV
- a CDS encoding tRNA threonylcarbamoyladenosine dehydratase, producing the protein MEEVDWLERTDLLLGKEKLEKLKKSHVLVVGLGGVGAYAAEMICRAGVGNMTIVDGDMIETTNRNRQLPALVSTVGKEKASLVGQRLKDINPGLNVRAIKAFLRDEEMKEFLENNKFDYVVDAIDTLSPKIYLIYFCMQNHHKLVSSMGSGGKMDPEQVKIADISKTYGCPLAYVIRKKLRHLGIERGFKAVYNPEPIPASAIRPVENVQNKKSTVGTISYMPAIFGCFCASVVIRDLIEDTCNK